A window of Flavobacterium flavigenum contains these coding sequences:
- a CDS encoding tetratricopeptide repeat protein, producing MEDVEVILERAKALNADKKWDEVLKFLPESVLKTYKNSNLYLEKAEAFWHLKKFLNCEKVAKISLEILLSAKALNYLGLVSTYKKDYKLAENYFKKSIEINSEFTSPYYNLGNLYRQLGKYKLATTFFDKFLNLKPSSVNGYIALGRIYIRKEEYDIAKKNYLKALEIDPNNSLSHYNLALIYTLLKENSLAENHFKELIRLYPNYTYAYNGYGNLYKNMGKYKEAVDCYKKSIELDASYATPYYNLGLLYDEQNKIEEAKENFELYVLFTKDKESFTYKNALSKIDEINKKIDNSSYKRISEIIKKIKLLIKFEEDCITHYTSITTAQFLILKNSSFRLSEGTFLNDTSEGEELFKFLEVTTTNTKINNNQSEIFTKRPFIGSFVDATKNNDLTLWRMYGKEGLEEAKGCSLTMNIKEFKEEIKKLVNTGGEANLPNNLDAEFYKVIYRKDEKFCFSGSTSESNEILAKLMADLKTEYAKFFKKKNKAKNEELEIVELLNEIAYLFKSIEYLYENEIRLVINEAVGFDKKIDFKEENFLPSLYPNRVYIELISIAPLLKNITIGPKVERAEEWASTFHYFLSNKAFKPEIHISKLPFK from the coding sequence ATGGAAGATGTTGAAGTTATATTAGAAAGAGCAAAAGCTCTTAATGCGGATAAAAAATGGGATGAAGTCCTAAAATTTCTTCCTGAATCAGTACTTAAAACGTACAAAAATTCGAATTTATATTTGGAAAAAGCTGAAGCTTTTTGGCATCTAAAAAAGTTTCTAAATTGTGAAAAAGTTGCAAAAATATCTTTAGAAATTTTATTAAGTGCAAAAGCACTCAATTATTTAGGATTAGTTTCTACTTATAAAAAAGATTATAAATTAGCTGAAAATTATTTTAAAAAATCAATTGAAATCAACTCAGAATTTACATCTCCCTATTATAACTTAGGTAACTTATATCGTCAATTAGGAAAATATAAATTAGCGACTACTTTTTTTGATAAATTTCTAAATTTAAAACCATCTTCTGTAAATGGATATATTGCACTAGGAAGGATTTATATTAGAAAAGAGGAATATGATATTGCAAAAAAAAATTATCTTAAGGCTCTTGAGATTGACCCAAATAATTCTTTGTCCCACTACAATTTAGCATTAATCTATACTTTATTAAAGGAAAATTCTTTAGCAGAAAATCATTTCAAAGAACTTATACGCTTATATCCTAATTATACTTATGCATACAATGGCTATGGAAATTTGTATAAAAATATGGGTAAGTATAAAGAAGCAGTAGATTGTTATAAGAAATCAATAGAATTGGATGCTTCATATGCTACACCTTATTATAATTTAGGTTTGCTTTATGATGAACAAAATAAAATAGAAGAAGCTAAAGAAAATTTTGAATTATATGTATTATTTACAAAGGATAAGGAAAGTTTTACATACAAAAATGCATTGTCAAAAATTGACGAGATAAATAAAAAAATTGATAACTCTTCATATAAAAGGATAAGTGAAATTATCAAAAAAATTAAACTCTTAATTAAGTTTGAGGAAGATTGTATAACTCATTATACAAGTATAACAACGGCTCAGTTTTTAATTCTAAAAAATAGTTCATTCAGATTATCAGAAGGTACTTTTTTAAATGACACATCTGAGGGAGAAGAGTTGTTTAAATTTTTAGAAGTAACAACTACTAATACTAAAATTAATAATAATCAGTCAGAAATCTTTACTAAGAGACCATTTATAGGAAGTTTTGTTGATGCTACTAAAAATAATGATTTGACCTTATGGAGAATGTATGGTAAAGAAGGGCTTGAAGAAGCGAAGGGTTGTTCTTTAACAATGAATATTAAGGAATTCAAAGAAGAGATTAAGAAGTTGGTAAATACTGGTGGAGAAGCAAATCTACCAAATAATTTAGATGCTGAATTTTATAAAGTTATTTATAGAAAAGATGAAAAGTTCTGTTTCTCAGGTTCAACATCCGAATCTAATGAAATTTTGGCTAAATTAATGGCTGATTTAAAAACAGAATATGCTAAATTTTTTAAAAAGAAAAATAAAGCAAAGAATGAAGAGCTGGAAATTGTTGAATTACTTAATGAAATTGCCTATCTATTCAAAAGCATAGAATATCTATATGAAAATGAAATCCGCCTTGTGATTAATGAAGCTGTTGGGTTTGATAAAAAAATAGATTTTAAAGAAGAGAATTTCCTTCCATCTCTTTACCCTAATCGAGTTTATATTGAATTAATATCAATCGCACCTTTATTAAAAAATATTACTATTGGACCAAAAGTTGAAAGAGCAGAGGAATGGGCTTCAACATTTCATTATTTTCTTTCAAATAAGGCGTTTAAACCTGAAATTCATATATCAAAATTACCTTTTAAATAA
- a CDS encoding NADAR family protein yields MKYTIENIAPESKFLFFWGHQPNKDGKITKTCFSQWWLSSFKVDKVTYKTAEHWMMAKKAELFQDQEILEKILEADSPAEAKKLGREVRNYDDKIWLENRFEIVKEGNLHKFSQNKALKEFLINAKDRVLVEASPVDPIWGIGIASDHKDVMNPEKWKGLNLLGFALMEVRDELK; encoded by the coding sequence ATGAAATATACGATAGAAAATATAGCTCCTGAAAGTAAGTTTTTGTTTTTCTGGGGACATCAGCCCAATAAAGACGGGAAAATTACCAAAACCTGTTTCAGTCAATGGTGGTTAAGTTCTTTTAAAGTAGATAAAGTTACCTACAAAACTGCCGAACACTGGATGATGGCCAAAAAAGCCGAATTATTTCAGGATCAGGAAATTTTAGAAAAAATCCTTGAAGCTGATTCTCCGGCAGAAGCCAAAAAGCTAGGAAGAGAAGTTAGAAACTACGATGACAAAATCTGGTTAGAAAATCGTTTTGAGATTGTAAAAGAAGGAAATCTTCATAAATTCAGTCAAAATAAAGCGTTAAAGGAATTTTTGATCAATGCGAAAGACAGAGTTTTGGTAGAAGCAAGTCCGGTGGATCCTATCTGGGGAATTGGAATCGCGAGTGATCATAAAGATGTCATGAATCCGGAAAAATGGAAAGGACTGAATTTGTTGGGTTTTGCTTTGATGGAAGTTAGGGATGAATTGAAATAA
- a CDS encoding LysR family transcriptional regulator has translation MVNLEWYRTFKAVYKNGNFSVAAKELFMSQPAVSQQISMLEAHVGNKLFIRKSKGVEPTEYAKLLNNLIIDALDRLENVETTFRSKAEDATRLISVGISKHLFSSVGNALIAKFDLIDFTFADDDTLFSLVDSKKLDFAIVSKKYDTFDTIQETVAKIKLVMVGPTNLDITEFRQKLKSDNFTEAEQWLNEQKWYSHDARIPHIKLFWLHAFHKKRPSMVPNYIIPSEFEMLEMLSKNSGVAVTWNCNARKFIQQNKLQLVWNSFHVPEEYVYLLAAKNNNLKTFFDIIANEVRIALST, from the coding sequence ATGGTCAATTTAGAATGGTATAGAACATTTAAGGCGGTCTACAAAAACGGAAACTTTTCTGTTGCCGCAAAAGAGCTTTTTATGAGTCAGCCCGCAGTTAGTCAGCAAATCTCAATGTTGGAAGCTCATGTTGGGAATAAATTATTTATTCGAAAGTCAAAAGGCGTAGAACCAACAGAGTATGCTAAGTTACTGAATAACTTGATTATAGATGCACTTGACCGTCTTGAAAATGTAGAAACTACTTTTAGGTCAAAAGCTGAAGATGCTACGCGGTTAATTTCTGTGGGCATATCAAAACATCTTTTCAGCAGTGTTGGCAATGCTTTAATTGCAAAATTTGATTTAATCGATTTTACTTTTGCCGATGATGACACGCTGTTTTCCTTAGTCGATTCTAAAAAACTGGACTTTGCCATTGTTTCCAAAAAATACGATACGTTTGATACCATTCAGGAAACGGTTGCTAAGATTAAATTAGTAATGGTTGGACCAACGAATTTGGATATTACCGAATTTCGCCAGAAACTAAAATCAGATAATTTTACTGAAGCGGAACAATGGCTGAACGAGCAAAAATGGTATTCACATGATGCCAGAATTCCACATATAAAATTGTTCTGGCTTCATGCTTTTCATAAAAAAAGACCATCCATGGTTCCTAATTACATTATTCCATCAGAATTTGAAATGCTGGAGATGCTCTCTAAAAATTCCGGTGTTGCTGTAACATGGAATTGCAATGCCAGAAAATTTATTCAGCAAAACAAGCTCCAACTGGTATGGAACAGCTTCCACGTTCCGGAAGAATATGTTTATTTACTGGCAGCTAAGAACAACAATTTGAAGACCTTTTTTGATATCATTGCCAACGAAGTAAGAATTGCATTATCGACTTAA
- a CDS encoding adenylosuccinate synthetase gives MKTAKIVIGLGFGDEGKGITTDFLAKQNPEAMVIRFSGGQQAAHTVMIGDKKHVHSSFASGALRGLPSYFSEHCTVHPLFLYNEKAELEKNGGNTEIHIHPLAKVTTPFDVWQNRNNVRNLDHGTCGKGIGATMKRNEGPYKLFAIDLIAPREMLLEKLNQIAYYYGFLNESEIDQEVEKYLEAIDQIKWIISDYSFLENYETLIFEGSQGILLDMDHGVFPNVTYANTTSKNAIEICNRLKIENIEVFYATRSYTTRHGHGWMPNERELKLKNNEEETCVFNEYQKELRFGDLNYDLLNYALKIDAAYSPNAKRNLVVTCMDQLEKEYEFEKLTTDFNEIYGSFSPDSKDFKNITSLFQ, from the coding sequence ATGAAAACAGCAAAAATAGTTATAGGTTTAGGATTTGGTGATGAAGGAAAAGGCATCACAACCGATTTTCTTGCAAAGCAAAATCCTGAAGCTATGGTTATTCGGTTTTCGGGAGGTCAGCAGGCAGCGCATACGGTTATGATTGGTGACAAGAAACACGTTCATTCGAGTTTTGCGAGTGGTGCGCTTCGGGGTTTGCCTTCTTATTTTAGTGAACATTGCACGGTTCATCCTCTTTTTTTATATAATGAAAAAGCGGAGTTAGAAAAAAATGGAGGGAATACGGAAATTCACATTCATCCTTTGGCAAAAGTTACCACGCCTTTTGATGTCTGGCAAAACAGAAATAATGTTCGAAATCTCGATCATGGAACCTGCGGAAAAGGTATCGGGGCAACCATGAAAAGAAACGAAGGTCCGTACAAATTGTTTGCGATAGATTTGATTGCGCCACGCGAAATGCTTTTAGAAAAGTTAAACCAAATCGCCTATTACTATGGTTTTCTAAACGAAAGTGAAATCGATCAGGAAGTCGAAAAATATCTGGAAGCCATTGACCAAATAAAATGGATCATCAGTGATTATAGTTTTTTAGAGAATTATGAGACTTTAATTTTTGAAGGCAGTCAGGGAATCCTGCTCGATATGGATCATGGTGTTTTTCCGAATGTGACGTATGCAAATACGACTTCAAAAAATGCAATTGAAATTTGTAATAGATTAAAGATTGAAAATATTGAAGTGTTTTATGCAACCAGAAGTTATACCACAAGACATGGACACGGCTGGATGCCAAATGAAAGGGAATTAAAATTAAAAAACAACGAAGAAGAAACCTGTGTGTTCAACGAATATCAAAAAGAACTTCGCTTTGGCGATTTAAATTATGATTTATTGAATTACGCTTTAAAAATCGATGCAGCTTACAGTCCGAATGCGAAAAGAAATTTGGTCGTAACCTGTATGGATCAACTCGAGAAAGAATATGAATTTGAAAAGCTGACGACCGATTTTAATGAAATTTACGGATCATTTTCGCCCGATTCAAAAGATTTTAAAAACATCACTTCTTTGTTTCAATAA
- the prs gene encoding ribose-phosphate diphosphokinase, whose protein sequence is MILNLDPKFTPIQNQKQINFQSFTFSGGEPHIKIDPNFDINEKVTITHRLNSFNDLGLLCITVDALRRMDVKVIDLFIPYFPAARQDRVMIKGESLSVKVYADIINGLQLNKVFVFDAHSEVTPALVNNCEVIPNHAFIAAVLKVIGENVKLISPDGGALKKIYKVSEFLGGIEVVECSKSRDVKTGRLSGFKVYEEDLNGIDCLIVDDICDGGGTFVGLAEELKKKNAGKLYLAVSHGIFNKGFEVLNCFDKIFTTNSFKDFDDEKVEVIKLKL, encoded by the coding sequence ATGATACTAAATCTCGACCCAAAATTTACTCCGATACAAAACCAGAAACAAATCAATTTTCAAAGTTTTACCTTTTCTGGAGGAGAGCCACACATCAAAATCGATCCTAATTTTGATATCAATGAAAAAGTAACTATTACTCACAGATTAAATTCATTCAATGATTTGGGCTTATTGTGTATCACAGTAGATGCTTTACGCAGAATGGATGTTAAGGTAATCGATTTGTTTATTCCGTATTTTCCGGCCGCAAGACAGGATCGTGTGATGATTAAAGGAGAATCTCTTTCTGTAAAAGTGTACGCGGATATCATCAACGGATTACAACTGAATAAAGTTTTTGTTTTTGATGCACATTCTGAAGTTACGCCCGCTTTAGTTAATAATTGTGAAGTGATTCCAAATCATGCTTTTATCGCAGCAGTTTTAAAAGTAATTGGAGAAAACGTAAAATTGATTTCTCCCGATGGAGGCGCTTTGAAAAAAATCTACAAAGTCTCTGAATTCTTAGGTGGAATTGAAGTTGTAGAATGCAGTAAAAGCCGTGACGTAAAAACCGGAAGATTATCTGGTTTCAAAGTCTACGAAGAGGATTTAAACGGAATAGATTGTCTAATTGTAGACGATATCTGTGACGGCGGAGGAACTTTCGTAGGATTAGCAGAAGAATTGAAAAAGAAAAACGCCGGAAAATTATATTTAGCAGTAAGCCACGGAATTTTCAATAAAGGTTTTGAAGTTTTAAACTGCTTTGATAAAATCTTTACCACCAATTCTTTCAAAGATTTTGATGATGAAAAGGTAGAGGTTATAAAATTAAAATTATGA
- a CDS encoding iron-containing alcohol dehydrogenase, with translation MLNFELYNPTNLIFGKGQIEKLSTLVPKEAKILLAYGGGSIFKNGIYDQVISNLKGFEIVEFGGIEPNPHFETLMKAVEVIKAEKIDFILAVGGGSVIDGVKFISAAVNFDGNPIDILQKRILIKENAMPFGTILTLPATGSEMNSGYVVTIEATQEKLASGGSALFPQFSICDPTVIASLPKRQLENGVVDAYTHVMEQYLTYPTDAFLQDRIAEGILQTLIEVGPGVVENPTDYTLASNFMWSCTMALNGLIQKGVPSDWATHMIGHELTALYGIDHARTLAIIGPSLYNVMFETKKGKLAQYGRRIFNLTGSDDEVAKEAINKTVEFFHTMGMDTKLSQYTNDYDKTADFIVSRFDERGWKGLGEKQLVTLDKVKSIVELSY, from the coding sequence ATGTTAAACTTTGAATTATACAATCCGACTAATTTAATTTTCGGGAAAGGACAAATTGAAAAACTTTCGACTTTGGTTCCAAAAGAAGCTAAAATCCTTTTGGCTTACGGTGGTGGAAGTATTTTTAAAAACGGAATTTACGATCAGGTAATCAGCAATCTGAAAGGTTTTGAAATTGTAGAGTTTGGCGGAATCGAACCCAATCCACATTTTGAAACTTTGATGAAAGCCGTAGAAGTTATAAAAGCAGAAAAAATTGATTTTATTCTCGCAGTAGGAGGAGGATCTGTTATTGATGGTGTAAAGTTTATTTCGGCAGCAGTTAATTTTGATGGAAATCCGATTGATATTCTTCAAAAGAGAATTTTAATTAAAGAAAATGCAATGCCGTTTGGAACAATTTTGACTCTTCCGGCTACGGGGAGCGAAATGAATTCAGGATATGTGGTGACGATCGAAGCGACTCAGGAAAAATTAGCTTCAGGCGGAAGTGCATTATTTCCACAATTTTCTATTTGTGACCCAACTGTAATTGCATCTTTACCTAAAAGACAACTTGAAAATGGTGTTGTAGATGCTTATACTCACGTTATGGAGCAATATTTAACGTATCCAACCGATGCTTTTCTTCAGGATCGAATTGCAGAAGGAATTTTGCAGACTTTAATAGAAGTTGGTCCAGGCGTTGTAGAAAACCCAACCGATTATACTTTGGCTTCTAACTTTATGTGGAGCTGTACGATGGCTTTAAACGGATTAATCCAGAAAGGTGTTCCAAGCGACTGGGCAACGCACATGATTGGTCATGAACTAACAGCTTTATACGGAATTGATCATGCGAGAACTCTGGCTATTATTGGTCCAAGTCTATATAATGTCATGTTTGAAACCAAAAAAGGAAAACTGGCCCAATACGGCAGAAGAATCTTCAACTTAACAGGTTCAGACGATGAAGTTGCTAAAGAAGCGATCAATAAAACCGTTGAATTTTTCCATACAATGGGAATGGATACCAAACTTTCACAATACACAAACGATTATGATAAAACAGCTGATTTTATTGTTAGTCGTTTTGATGAAAGAGGGTGGAAAGGCTTAGGCGAAAAACAACTGGTGACTTTAGATAAAGTAAAATCTATTGTGGAGCTTAGTTATTAA
- a CDS encoding NAD(P)H-dependent glycerol-3-phosphate dehydrogenase, which produces MSQNLKFAVIGGGSWATAIAKMLCVNLDEISWYMRNDAAIEHLLKYKHNPNYLSSVEFDINKLKLTNDINEAIEYADYLIFAIPSAFLNAELEHLTVSLENKIIFSAIKGIVPETSLIVGEHFHIQYDIPYYNIGVITGPCHAEEVALERLSYLTIACGDPEKACTVAKSLSSNYIKAKISDDIIGTEYAAMLKNIYAIAAGIAHGLGYGDNFQSVLMSNAIREMRKFIKKVHRMKRNINDSAYLGDLLVTGYSVFSRNRMFGNMIGKGYTVKSAMMEMSMVAEGYYATKSAYKLNQGYGAKTPIIDAVYAVLYEGKNAKTVFKKLTESLD; this is translated from the coding sequence ATGAGCCAAAATTTAAAATTTGCAGTAATTGGTGGTGGGAGCTGGGCAACAGCTATTGCAAAAATGCTGTGTGTGAACCTGGATGAAATTTCGTGGTATATGCGAAATGACGCTGCGATAGAGCACCTTTTAAAATATAAACATAATCCAAATTATTTGAGTTCAGTTGAGTTTGATATCAATAAACTTAAATTAACCAACGATATAAACGAAGCGATTGAATATGCAGATTACCTTATTTTTGCAATTCCTTCTGCTTTTTTAAATGCTGAATTAGAACATTTGACAGTTTCTCTTGAAAATAAAATTATCTTTTCAGCCATTAAAGGAATTGTTCCTGAGACAAGTTTGATTGTGGGTGAACATTTTCACATTCAGTATGATATTCCCTATTACAATATAGGGGTTATTACAGGACCTTGTCATGCTGAGGAAGTAGCTTTAGAAAGACTTTCTTATTTGACGATTGCCTGCGGTGATCCGGAGAAAGCCTGCACAGTTGCAAAATCCTTATCCAGTAATTATATAAAAGCTAAAATTTCAGACGATATCATCGGGACTGAATATGCAGCAATGCTTAAAAATATTTATGCAATAGCTGCCGGAATTGCTCATGGTCTGGGATATGGCGATAATTTTCAGTCTGTATTAATGAGCAACGCAATCCGTGAGATGCGAAAATTTATCAAGAAAGTACACAGAATGAAACGAAATATTAATGATTCTGCTTATTTGGGCGACTTATTGGTAACAGGATATTCCGTATTTTCAAGAAATAGAATGTTCGGCAATATGATTGGAAAAGGCTATACAGTAAAAAGTGCGATGATGGAAATGAGTATGGTTGCCGAAGGATATTATGCAACTAAAAGTGCTTATAAATTAAATCAGGGTTATGGTGCCAAAACACCAATTATTGATGCGGTTTATGCCGTCTTATACGAAGGTAAAAATGCCAAGACCGTTTTCAAAAAACTAACAGAATCTTTAGATTAA
- a CDS encoding type 1 glutamine amidotransferase domain-containing protein, producing MNKIALFAIIALTVSSISTTAQKLNKKKMKKVLFVLTSHDKLGDTGEKTGFWTEEFAAPYYTLIDQGYVVEIASPLGGQPPIDPKSNDPSAATEDTKRFDADLALQEKLKRTHKITEVDQKDFDAVFYPGGHGPMWDLAVDQNSIALIESFYNHKKPVSFVCHAPAALKNVKIDGSYLVKDKKVTGFSNTEEEAVGLTKVVPFLLEDALKANGGEYSKGADWAPYAVEDGLLITGQNPASSKLVAEKLMAKLK from the coding sequence ATGAACAAAATAGCATTATTTGCAATTATAGCTTTAACGGTTAGTAGTATTTCGACTACTGCTCAAAAATTAAATAAAAAAAAGATGAAAAAAGTATTATTTGTGCTTACGAGCCATGACAAATTAGGAGATACAGGTGAAAAAACAGGATTTTGGACAGAAGAATTTGCTGCGCCATATTATACCCTTATAGATCAGGGATATGTTGTCGAAATTGCAAGTCCTTTAGGTGGTCAGCCGCCAATTGATCCAAAAAGTAATGATCCGAGTGCTGCTACAGAAGACACTAAACGTTTTGATGCCGATTTAGCTTTACAGGAAAAGTTAAAACGTACGCATAAAATTACAGAAGTGGATCAGAAAGATTTTGATGCAGTTTTTTATCCGGGTGGCCACGGACCAATGTGGGATTTGGCCGTTGATCAAAATTCTATCGCTTTGATTGAATCTTTTTACAATCATAAAAAACCAGTAAGTTTTGTTTGTCACGCACCGGCAGCATTAAAAAATGTAAAGATTGATGGTTCTTATTTAGTAAAAGACAAAAAAGTTACCGGATTTTCAAATACTGAAGAAGAAGCAGTTGGATTAACAAAAGTGGTTCCGTTTTTATTGGAAGATGCTTTGAAAGCTAATGGTGGCGAATATTCAAAAGGAGCTGATTGGGCGCCTTATGCAGTAGAAGATGGTTTGTTGATTACAGGTCAAAATCCGGCTTCATCAAAACTGGTAGCTGAAAAATTAATGGCAAAATTAAAATAA
- a CDS encoding nucleoside 2-deoxyribosyltransferase domain-containing protein: MKVIYPVNEIEKEGIKIFLAGTIEMSNSEDWQQKIVTDFQDFYKEKEVVVFNPRRFDWDSSWVQSIENKQFSDQVNWELDALEASDFIIMFFDKNSKSPISMLELGLFADSKKMLVCCEEGFWRKGNIDIVCKRKGISTFETLDDLVLELKTKIN, from the coding sequence ATGAAAGTCATTTATCCAGTAAACGAAATTGAAAAAGAAGGAATCAAAATCTTTCTTGCCGGAACAATCGAAATGAGTAATTCGGAAGATTGGCAGCAAAAAATAGTCACAGATTTTCAGGATTTTTACAAGGAAAAAGAAGTCGTTGTTTTTAATCCAAGACGGTTTGACTGGGATTCAAGCTGGGTGCAGTCAATCGAAAATAAACAGTTCAGTGATCAGGTAAACTGGGAGTTAGATGCTTTAGAAGCATCAGATTTCATCATTATGTTTTTTGATAAAAACTCTAAATCTCCCATTTCAATGCTCGAACTTGGATTGTTTGCCGATTCAAAAAAAATGCTGGTATGCTGTGAAGAAGGTTTTTGGAGAAAAGGAAACATCGACATTGTTTGTAAACGAAAGGGAATTTCAACTTTTGAAACATTAGATGATTTAGTATTAGAATTAAAAACTAAAATTAATTAA
- a CDS encoding TIGR02452 family protein has product MNKNYRVEIANKTLEIIKNGFYEYKGKKIVIEKELEESKKNTITIVPNDWDEILKSPIENKFKTEIVTKNCSTIEAIAQEENGKICVLNFASAKNPGGGFLGGASAQEESLARSSNLYETQIKDKTMYDFNRNQSSFLYSDYMIYSPNVLFWNDDNGNYFEKPFVVDIITAPAPNKGAMLQHNRKEEIAETEVIFKKRMDKVLAIAAKQNIDTLILGAWGCGVFRNEPKDVAHFFKEIIAEKYTGAFKKIVFAVFDNSEKKSNFKHFEDTFN; this is encoded by the coding sequence ATGAATAAAAATTATAGAGTAGAAATAGCAAATAAAACCTTAGAAATCATAAAAAATGGTTTTTATGAATACAAAGGAAAAAAGATTGTCATAGAAAAAGAACTTGAAGAGTCCAAAAAAAATACGATTACCATTGTACCAAACGACTGGGACGAAATATTGAAAAGTCCAATTGAAAATAAGTTTAAAACAGAAATTGTGACAAAAAACTGTTCGACAATTGAAGCAATTGCTCAAGAGGAAAACGGAAAAATCTGTGTCTTGAACTTCGCTTCTGCAAAAAATCCGGGCGGTGGTTTTTTGGGAGGTGCTTCCGCTCAGGAAGAAAGTTTGGCTCGATCATCTAATCTTTATGAAACGCAGATCAAAGACAAAACGATGTATGATTTTAATAGAAATCAGTCTTCGTTTTTATATTCAGATTACATGATTTATAGTCCGAATGTTTTGTTTTGGAATGATGATAATGGCAATTATTTTGAAAAACCATTTGTAGTTGACATTATTACAGCACCAGCACCAAACAAAGGCGCGATGTTGCAGCATAATAGAAAAGAAGAAATTGCTGAAACAGAAGTGATTTTCAAAAAAAGAATGGACAAAGTATTGGCAATTGCGGCAAAACAAAATATTGACACACTGATTTTGGGAGCCTGGGGTTGCGGTGTTTTTAGAAATGAGCCCAAAGATGTTGCCCATTTTTTCAAAGAAATTATTGCAGAAAAATATACAGGTGCTTTTAAAAAAATAGTTTTTGCAGTATTTGACAATTCGGAAAAAAAATCAAATTTTAAACATTTCGAAGATACATTTAATTGA
- a CDS encoding NUDIX hydrolase, with the protein MTENQNIRVAVDAIVFGYQNSQLYVLLIQQKFGTQESYWALPGGLVKNDESLKDAVKRELKEETNVEVNYFEQLFTFGDDTNRDPRNRVISVAYYALVDPSKLKVQADTDAEHAQWFIIDEVPALAFDHNQILKKGLERLKAKLTYEPIGFDLLSKEFLFSELENLYCTILEKEIERRNFRKKILSFGIVEETENYSPVKTGRPAKLFRFNHKKYNDLRKEGFHFEIKFA; encoded by the coding sequence ATGACTGAAAATCAAAATATCAGAGTTGCTGTGGATGCCATTGTTTTTGGTTATCAAAACAGCCAGTTGTACGTTCTTTTAATCCAACAGAAATTTGGAACTCAGGAATCGTACTGGGCATTGCCCGGAGGTTTGGTTAAAAATGACGAATCACTAAAAGACGCTGTAAAAAGAGAATTGAAGGAAGAAACAAATGTTGAAGTAAATTACTTTGAGCAACTATTTACTTTTGGCGATGATACAAATCGGGATCCCCGAAACCGTGTAATTTCTGTAGCCTACTATGCCTTGGTAGATCCTTCAAAACTAAAAGTTCAGGCTGATACAGATGCAGAACATGCGCAATGGTTTATAATTGATGAAGTCCCTGCCCTTGCTTTTGACCATAATCAGATTCTTAAAAAAGGATTGGAACGTTTAAAAGCCAAACTCACTTACGAGCCCATTGGTTTTGATTTGCTTTCAAAAGAATTTCTTTTCTCAGAGCTGGAAAACCTCTATTGCACTATTTTAGAAAAGGAAATCGAACGCCGAAATTTCAGAAAAAAAATCCTGAGCTTCGGAATCGTAGAAGAAACAGAAAATTATTCCCCGGTAAAAACAGGGCGGCCGGCCAAATTATTTCGGTTCAACCATAAGAAATACAATGATTTACGCAAAGAAGGCTTTCATTTCGAAATAAAGTTTGCGTAA